A DNA window from Danio aesculapii chromosome 1, fDanAes4.1, whole genome shotgun sequence contains the following coding sequences:
- the zgc:174945 gene encoding uncharacterized protein zgc:174945: protein MQISYPTFAFLIAFLCSLLSSLSGVIVRYSREPVEEMEGRMLSFKCRLEYKKEDCDISAKWWHVESDAISEPITDPNRFLITVNETKKDDQRHRDIVLTFKSLSIADRGLYQCNAKCLNTQTVAKGHVLFLNVTADPHKGLKASAWSGKLKTDLTVLVLGIVLCVWYNLMALCF from the exons ATGCAGATCTCTTACCCGACCTTTGCGTTCCTCATAGCTTTTCTCTGCAGTCTGCTGTCCTCTCTTTCAGGCG TGATTGTGAGATATTCACGTGAACCGGTGGAGGAGATGGAAGGTCGTATGCTGTCTTTCAAGTGCAGATTGGAGTACAAGAAAGAGGATTGTGATATTTCTGCCAAATGGTGGCATGTAGAAAGCGATGCTATTTCTGAGCCCATTACAGATCCAAACAGATTTCTAATCACTGttaatgaaacaaaaaaagatgACCAAAGGCACAGGGACATTGTCTTGACATTCAAGTCCTTGAGTATTGCAGATCGGGGCTTATACCAGTGTAATGCCAAATGTCTCAACACTCAAACTGTCGCAAAAGGCCATGTTCTGTTCCTTAATGTTACAG CAGATCCACACAAAGGTCTGAAGGCCTCAGCATGGAGTGGGAAGTTAAAGACTGACTTGACTGTGCTTGTGCTCGGCATCGTATTATGTGTATGGTATAATTTAATGGCATTGTGTTTTTAA